The Alkalihalophilus pseudofirmus nucleotide sequence AAGCTTCCATTCTCTCAATTGAGTTCCGCCAAGTTAATACAATGATAAATGCCATAGCTGTTAAGCCCAGCCCCCAATAAAAGTCCGTCTCAGCCATTTGAAATTCAGCCGCAAAAGTCAGCCAAGCCACCTGCTCCGCTGCCCATTCCGGAAGCGCAAATCCTGAGAGCCCGGCCATTCCTTTTAATACTTTCAACGCATCCTCAAAGCTCTCTGCTCTAAAGAACACCCAGGCAAAATTTACAAATTGAAAGGTAATAAACCAAGCTAACACCTTATTCATCTTAAACCCGAGCTGCTGCCACAGGCGATTGATCATCATCGCCACACCGTGAAGTACTCCCCACAAGACAAACGTCCAGCCAGCCCCATGCCAAATTCCGCTCACAAAAAAGACAATGAACAAATTTACGTACGTTCTTATTTTACCCCGCCTATTTCCACCAAGCGGGATATAAAGGTAATGGGTAAGAAAACGGCCAAGGGTCATATGCCACCTTCTCCAAAACTCTTGAATACTAAGAGACTTATAAGGAGATAAGAAGTTTACAGGCAAGCTGATATTAAATAGGAGTGCAAGGCCAATCGCCATATCAGCATAGCCGCTAAAATCAAAATACAATTGAAATGTGTACGAATAAGATACGAGCCACGCTTCTAGAAAGGTTAACGACTCACGTACATCAAAACCGTTTGTCGCTGTCTGGGCAAACGTATCTGCAATCGCCACTTTTTTAAACAGTCCAATCGAGAAAATAAAAATCCCCATTGCCATATGCTTTGGATTGATCCGTCGATTTTGGACGTCTTCAAATTGAGGCATCATCTCTTTATGATGAACAATCGGACCCGCGATCAACTGAGGGAAAAACGTGACAAACAGTGCATAATCAAGCAAGCGGTAATCCTTTGTCTCACCCCGGTAAGCATCAACCAAAAAGGCTATCTGTTGAAACGTAAAAAAGCTGATCGCAAGAGGAAGTGTTAACTCCAGCAAGGCCCAATTCGCACCCAGCAGCGTATTGACCGTTCCGATAAAGAAATCCGAGTATTTGAAGTAGCCAAGTAAAGCTACATTTCCAATGATCCCTAGTGTAACAAGAGCTTTTCGTATGGCGGGTTTTCGATCAGATACAAGAGCACGTCCAATTAAAAAGTTCATTGCCATTGAGGCTAAAATCAAGGGCAAATATAAAACATTCCACCAACTATAAAAAAAGAGTGAACTAACAACGAGCCACCCTTTGCTAAATGTAATCCATCCACATCGATTAAAAACGAAATAGAAGAGAAAGACGATTGGCAGAAACACAAACAAAAATTCATATGAATTAAATAACAACCGAATCCCCCACTTTATGTCACTCTCTCTTTTTACAAAATTCAACAAACTACCAACCGATTATATCAAGCTTTCCCCGTCTCGACAATCAAAGGAAAAACCCCTCTTCATTAAGAAGAAGGGTTCAGCATACTATTTATTTCTTCTGGTGCTCCACCACACCTGCTAATGCATAAAGAGCAATCATTGACGCAAAGTGACTGGACACATTCGTTGGGTCTTGCTGCGGATACACCTCAACAAAGTCCATCCCGACAATGCCGCGTTTTGTAAATTCATAAATTAACGTCAGCAGCTCATAAGATGTGAGGCCGTTGCCATCAACTGGCCCGCCTGGATTAAAAGCAAAATCCAGAACATCACTGCAAACGGAAAGATAGACAACATCCACGCCTTCGCTTGCTTGGTCATACAAGTCTGCTGCAAGCTTGCGAATATCCTTTGCTTCGCGAATATCATTGATCGTAACCGTCTTCGCACCGGCCTCGCGTGCAAACTTGCCGCTCTCCGGCTTGTTGCGCGGTCCGTGGATACCAGCATGAATTAAGCTTTCATTTCTCACACCATCAAGCTCATATAACCTTGCAAACGGGGTGGATCGCGCATATTTATCACCATCGTGATGCGGCATATTATCATAGTGAGCATCTAAGTGAAGAATACCGACTTTCTTTCCTGTCCGCTCGGTTAATGCTTTAACAATCGGGTAGGTAATCCCGTGGTCGCCGCCAAGGGCAAGCGGGAACTTCCCGGAATCCCACATATCGCCTGCAAACGACTCAATCCGGTTCATCGTCTCGATCACATCCGCTGGTACCACATCGACATCACCCATATCAGCAAGCTTCAGATGCTCGAAGACATCAATATGATCAAGCTCAGGCAAGTATCCTGAGTAGCGTCCTGAGCATAAGCGCATCACTTTCGGCCCTAATTCACAGCCTGTGTAATCACCCCATGTCACAGCCCCTTCCCAAGGGACACCGTAAATTAATACATCAGCCTCATCCGTAGATTCTGTCGTTCCGTTAATCGCTCCTAAAAATGGAGGTGTATTTCCGTAAATGTTCTCTGTCATCTTTATCCGCTCCTCTACTCAATAGTCACCCTCTTTATATACCCGGTTTTTGAGCAAAATAATCATCATTCTTCTTCATCGATCGTTAAGCCCTCTACATGCTTCCTTCCCATTTGGTGCTTCTTTTTACGATATTCCTTTGATTTGAAGATAATGTCGAAATCATAGTCTTCCGGATAGAGTTCATTTGCCGAAACGTGCAGGGTCAGCCTCTTATGGTTAACTGTCTTCTTCTCTCCTTTTACTTGAACAACATAATTCCCTGATTCATCCGGCCCTTTATAGACAATCCCTAATTCATCGGTTGTTGACAGACGAACCGTATCGCCTTGATCATAGCTCTTGATAGCTTGCTGATCTATACTCTTTTTTACTGGCTTTTTCCTCGCATACTTGTTGATGATCATTTGTTTTTCGTAGCTTTTTTGCTTCGTGTCTATGGTGTGATACAGCGTTTTGTTGTAAGTCGATTGATACGCACGCTGCACTAATTCTGGATGCATCCCTAATTTCAAGGCAATTTCAAATGCCTGACTTCTTCCTGTTTCACCCAGTAACAGCTTATAGGTCGGCTTTAATGTCTCAAGATCAAATTCCATCGAGCCATTGATAAACCCATCTCTTGTGTCGGCCAAACGTTTCAGCTCACTGTAATGAGTTGTTGCAAGAAGCGTGGCTCCTTTTTCATAGAGATGTTCCATGATTACTTGAGCAAGGTTCATTCCCTCATTAGGATCTGTTCCGGAACCGAGTTCATCAAGCAACACCAAAGTATGCTCATTCGTTTCCTCAAGGATCCCAATGATGTTTTTCAGCCTAGAGCTAAAGGTACTTAAGTTCTCATCAATACTCTGCCCATCGCCCATATCTACAAAAATGTGATGAAAAAGATGAAGATTACTTCCTTCCTTTGCTGGGATCATTAGGCCGGTAGCTGCCATCATTGATAGTAGACCTACCGTTTTCAGGGTCACTGTTTTTCCGCCTGTATTAGGTCCTGTGATCACTAACGCACGGTCATTGCTATCAAGCTGAATCGTGAGCGGGATCGCGCCGCTTCCTAACATCGGGTGTCTTGCCTCGTGCAAATCAATACGATACTCCCCGTTCACTTGTGGAATGGTGCCATCTATCTCAAGACCATACTTCGCCTTAGCAAACAGGATGTCATACTGGTGCATGGCATCGATGGCGATTTGAATCTCTTGCTCTTTTTCCATAATCATTCCTGTCAGGGTATACAACACTTGCTGAACTTCGTGATCTTCAGCTATCTTTAGGGCATCCACCAGTTCTTGAATCGTCCCTAGCTCACTCGGTTCTATAAATACGGTTGCTCCTGATGCAGACGTATCGATCACAATGCCGCTTACTTTTGAGCGGTACTCTCGCTTAATCGGCAGGGTATAATGTCCATTTTTCTCAATCATCATTTTTTCTTGTAAATAGATTTGATACTTTTTACTGCCTGCAAGCTTTTCTGCTCTTGCTTTGAGCTCCTCTTTTGCCTGCCTTAACTGTTTTCGAACACCAGCAAGCTCAGAGGTTGCATGATCATCTATTTGTCCGTGTTTTAAACAGCGCACAATCTCCTGTTCAAGCTCGCCTAAATCATCAATCGACCACGCATACGTTGTAATAAGCGGAGCTGTAAATTCTTTGTCCTGCATAAACTGTTTTAATTTCCGGCAATGATCTAAAAAGGACAGCACAATCGTCAGCTGATCAGGACGCAAGAACAGTCCTTTATTGACCTGCTCTAAGTAGCCGCTCATCTCATCAAGAGAATGGATCGGCACACTTGATGAGATGTTGAGAATTTGAACCGCTTCACGCACTTCCTCTAAAAGATGTCCGATCCTTTTTTTATTGGTTAAAGGCCGGCTCGCTATAATCTTAGCCTTCGCTCTTTCTGTAATGGCTTTATCTGCCACTTTAGTTAATATACGATGATAATCAAGTTGTTCCATTGCTTTATCATTCATGGATGATGCCTCCTAGTAAATAATTGAAAACAAAAAAAGCCGCCTCAAGCATACGCTTAAGACGGCAAATGAGGACCCTTCACTAAAAGTGAATTTTTTGCAGGCAAAACGACTGTTGAATGATCACAGTCTTCTCCCGCAAAATCAAGCTATGACCCCAGCCACAGCTTCTAGGCTTCCCTATTATTCCGCTAGATGCTTGTTCTTAACGAAGTCGTTGAATGGCATCCCAAATAAACCAGCACTCCGCTGATTTTTTACCATTTCAAGACCATATCCAGTTACGGATTAGTTAAGAACAACCACACTCATAAAAATTCTCCTTTATTGTGAAGGGCATTTGTTTTCCTCTATATCGTAGCCCCTCACTTATAAATTGTCAATTTCTTATAAATAAATAGATGATAAACCCTACCACTGGGAAAAACAGCGTTGCTACTAATACAAGTAAGCTGTATTCTTTACTGTTGCCTTTACGCATTGAATCGCGGTAACACCAGATGCTTGTGATAACGTTTAAAATAAAACCGCCGAATATAAGTAAGAAAACGGTCAGCATAAAAATGGCTTCCATGTTGGTCCCTCCGTTCTTATAGGATAGTTTACGTTAGTTGGTGGGAGAAGTTTCATTGTTTTATTCGAACCACACAAAAATATAACCCCATCCTTTTATATCATAAGAAGGACAGGGTTATATGATAATAAATAGCAATTCTTTTTACACTTTAAATTTAGAGAGCAGCACTTTTAATTCCTCAGCCATTTCAGAAAGGGATTTTGCTGAGCTCGCTACCTCTTCCATTGCCGCTAACTGTTCCTCGGTCGTCGCAGCCACTTCTTCAGATGTTGCCGCGTTATTATTGGCAATGCCCGCTAATTCACTGGTTGTTGCATTCACTTCTTGTATTCCTGCAGACATCTGCTCAGCTGTAGCAGAGACTTCTTGCATTTGTGGGGTAATGGTTTTCATACTGGATAATATTTCTTTAAATTTATCCATTGCTTCCTGAGAAATAGTCATCCCATCTTTTACATTATGTGTTACTTTTGACATTACTTCTACGGAGCTTTCTGTATCTTTTTGTATCCCTTGAATTAACTCAAAGATTTGCTTCGCTGAGTCTTGGGATTGCTCTGCCAGCTTCCGAACTTCACCAGCTACAACTGCAAATCCTTTTCCGTGTTCACCTGCTCTCGCCGCTTCAATCGCAGCATTTAAAGCAAGTAAATTGGTTTGCTCTGCTATTCCTGTTATAACATCTAATATAGATGTTATTTCTTTTGACCGAGTATATAATGATCGAATCATTGTATTTGATTCTATTACAGATGTCTCTATTGAATTCATTTGATTAATCGTATTTTGAATCGCTTCATTTCCTTCTTCAGCCTGCATTGTCGCTTGTTGAGTTAATTCAGCTACACTCATTGAACTCTCTGCAATTCTCCCAACACCTACCGTTAGTTCGTCTATGGATTGTGAGTTCTTATCGATACCATTTGTTTGGCTTTCCGCACTGCTGGCCACTAATTGAATAGAACTAGCCACTTGTGAAGTAGCAGCACTTGTTTCTTCTGAACTGGCTGTTAATTGTTCTGCTGAAGCTGCCACTAGATCCGTTCTTGAGTCCACCTCATTTATTAATTCTTTAAGACTCAATTGCATGTGATTAAATGCTGTCCCTAATTGCCCTATTTCATCTTTTGATTGAATATTAATTTCTTGAGTAAGATCTCCCTTACTTACTATTTCTGCAGTATCTGTTAACTTTCTGATTGGCTGTACAATAGAACGAATGATAAAGTAAACCGCTACAGCCCCTATAAGTATTGAAAAAGCAATGACTGCGAGCGTTGTCAAGAAGATAGGCAACGCTGCTTGATCGACTTCTTCTGCAAACATTGTGCCTGCAACCTTCCACCCTGTCGCGTCATTTGTTACATAAACCATGTACTTAGAGTCACCATTTAAAACATACGAGAATTCACCAATATCTTGAGTGTATAAATCACCATAGTAAGAGTGAGCTGCTTGTGAACCTCCTTCTTCAAAAGGATGAGCAATATACATTTGGTTTGTATCTAATAGAATGGCATATCCTTCATTTCCAATTTGTACAGAATTAGCTATACCTTGAAGGTGTGTCAATTCTACACTTACAGCCACGACCCCTGACCCATCTTGCAGGGCTTTAGAAACCGTAATGACCATGTCATCGGTTCCTGCTGCAATATACGGGGCTGATATAATGATGTCTCCACTATTAGACATAGCATCCTCATACCACCCTCTCTCCCTTGGATCATAATCTGGATCCATCGAAACGGCAGGCTCTTGTATAAACAACCCGTCCTCCTCTGTCCCGACAAAAATACTTGTCGCTTCAGGATGTAAGGCTGCATATTGGGCAAATCGTTCCCTTAACTCAGGACTCTCCATTCCCTCGTACAGCCCTGATGTGACTAATTCAGAGAACACATTCATGTCATTGATTTTAGGTTCAATTATTTCAGTAATAAATGAATTTAATAAGTCAATATTCTCACTTGCTGCAGATATAATCTCATCTTCTATAGCATGTTTAGCAGAATTATAAGCTAACACGCCTATAATAATAGACGGTACGATTAAAATAATCGCAAAAGAAATAAGTAACTTCATTCTTAATGATGCTTTAAATACATTCAAACTACGTTTCATCGTTCATTTCCTCTCATTCCCATTTATTATCTTCCTGCAGATTCTAATAAGTGAATACAAAATAAACACTTATATATTCCTAGTCAATAGTAACTATATAACAAGAAAAAATAGAAAGGAACGGATTAGGAAGTATTTGAAGTTTTCTGTTAATGTCATTTGCCAGTTCAGGTCTCTTATGGCGATTTAAAGGTGGATTGCTGCGCCGTTCGTCCCCCTGCACTCGGCTAA carries:
- a CDS encoding MBOAT family O-acyltransferase: MLFNSYEFLFVFLPIVFLFYFVFNRCGWITFSKGWLVVSSLFFYSWWNVLYLPLILASMAMNFLIGRALVSDRKPAIRKALVTLGIIGNVALLGYFKYSDFFIGTVNTLLGANWALLELTLPLAISFFTFQQIAFLVDAYRGETKDYRLLDYALFVTFFPQLIAGPIVHHKEMMPQFEDVQNRRINPKHMAMGIFIFSIGLFKKVAIADTFAQTATNGFDVRESLTFLEAWLVSYSYTFQLYFDFSGYADMAIGLALLFNISLPVNFLSPYKSLSIQEFWRRWHMTLGRFLTHYLYIPLGGNRRGKIRTYVNLFIVFFVSGIWHGAGWTFVLWGVLHGVAMMINRLWQQLGFKMNKVLAWFITFQFVNFAWVFFRAESFEDALKVLKGMAGLSGFALPEWAAEQVAWLTFAAEFQMAETDFYWGLGLTAMAFIIVLTWRNSIERMEAFKPNFYHVFICAAALIYSILSLSEVSEFLYFNF
- a CDS encoding agmatinase family protein yields the protein MTENIYGNTPPFLGAINGTTESTDEADVLIYGVPWEGAVTWGDYTGCELGPKVMRLCSGRYSGYLPELDHIDVFEHLKLADMGDVDVVPADVIETMNRIESFAGDMWDSGKFPLALGGDHGITYPIVKALTERTGKKVGILHLDAHYDNMPHHDGDKYARSTPFARLYELDGVRNESLIHAGIHGPRNKPESGKFAREAGAKTVTINDIREAKDIRKLAADLYDQASEGVDVVYLSVCSDVLDFAFNPGGPVDGNGLTSYELLTLIYEFTKRGIVGMDFVEVYPQQDPTNVSSHFASMIALYALAGVVEHQKK
- a CDS encoding endonuclease MutS2; amino-acid sequence: MNDKAMEQLDYHRILTKVADKAITERAKAKIIASRPLTNKKRIGHLLEEVREAVQILNISSSVPIHSLDEMSGYLEQVNKGLFLRPDQLTIVLSFLDHCRKLKQFMQDKEFTAPLITTYAWSIDDLGELEQEIVRCLKHGQIDDHATSELAGVRKQLRQAKEELKARAEKLAGSKKYQIYLQEKMMIEKNGHYTLPIKREYRSKVSGIVIDTSASGATVFIEPSELGTIQELVDALKIAEDHEVQQVLYTLTGMIMEKEQEIQIAIDAMHQYDILFAKAKYGLEIDGTIPQVNGEYRIDLHEARHPMLGSGAIPLTIQLDSNDRALVITGPNTGGKTVTLKTVGLLSMMAATGLMIPAKEGSNLHLFHHIFVDMGDGQSIDENLSTFSSRLKNIIGILEETNEHTLVLLDELGSGTDPNEGMNLAQVIMEHLYEKGATLLATTHYSELKRLADTRDGFINGSMEFDLETLKPTYKLLLGETGRSQAFEIALKLGMHPELVQRAYQSTYNKTLYHTIDTKQKSYEKQMIINKYARKKPVKKSIDQQAIKSYDQGDTVRLSTTDELGIVYKGPDESGNYVVQVKGEKKTVNHKRLTLHVSANELYPEDYDFDIIFKSKEYRKKKHQMGRKHVEGLTIDEEE
- a CDS encoding PLDc N-terminal domain-containing protein, with protein sequence MLTVFLLIFGGFILNVITSIWCYRDSMRKGNSKEYSLLVLVATLFFPVVGFIIYLFIRN
- a CDS encoding methyl-accepting chemotaxis protein gives rise to the protein MKRSLNVFKASLRMKLLISFAIILIVPSIIIGVLAYNSAKHAIEDEIISAASENIDLLNSFITEIIEPKINDMNVFSELVTSGLYEGMESPELRERFAQYAALHPEATSIFVGTEEDGLFIQEPAVSMDPDYDPRERGWYEDAMSNSGDIIISAPYIAAGTDDMVITVSKALQDGSGVVAVSVELTHLQGIANSVQIGNEGYAILLDTNQMYIAHPFEEGGSQAAHSYYGDLYTQDIGEFSYVLNGDSKYMVYVTNDATGWKVAGTMFAEEVDQAALPIFLTTLAVIAFSILIGAVAVYFIIRSIVQPIRKLTDTAEIVSKGDLTQEINIQSKDEIGQLGTAFNHMQLSLKELINEVDSRTDLVAASAEQLTASSEETSAATSQVASSIQLVASSAESQTNGIDKNSQSIDELTVGVGRIAESSMSVAELTQQATMQAEEGNEAIQNTINQMNSIETSVIESNTMIRSLYTRSKEITSILDVITGIAEQTNLLALNAAIEAARAGEHGKGFAVVAGEVRKLAEQSQDSAKQIFELIQGIQKDTESSVEVMSKVTHNVKDGMTISQEAMDKFKEILSSMKTITPQMQEVSATAEQMSAGIQEVNATTSELAGIANNNAATSEEVAATTEEQLAAMEEVASSAKSLSEMAEELKVLLSKFKV